The Methanocaldococcus jannaschii DSM 2661 genome has a segment encoding these proteins:
- a CDS encoding NusA-like transcription termination signal-binding factor: protein MAKVRLTTEEIMKIGFFEKIANVPILDCVLNDERVAFIVKEGDVGAAIGKGGENVKTAEEKFGKKVDIIEYSDDWRKFIRNIFAPIQLDDVWVKRVGKDVVAFIKINPKVRRAVFGEKGKNLERALKILKRHTKITKIKVIVENQKFKRKRAKRPVVKDQQQEQTETKQETDVQQDVKETVKE from the coding sequence ATGGCTAAGGTAAGATTAACAACAGAAGAGATTATGAAGATTGGATTTTTTGAAAAAATTGCAAATGTCCCTATTCTTGACTGTGTATTAAATGATGAAAGAGTTGCTTTTATTGTAAAGGAGGGTGATGTAGGAGCGGCAATTGGGAAGGGTGGAGAGAACGTTAAAACAGCAGAAGAGAAATTTGGAAAGAAAGTTGATATTATTGAGTACTCAGACGACTGGAGAAAGTTTATAAGAAATATATTCGCACCAATACAGTTAGATGATGTTTGGGTTAAAAGAGTTGGAAAGGATGTTGTTGCTTTTATTAAAATAAATCCAAAAGTTAGAAGAGCGGTTTTTGGAGAAAAAGGCAAGAACTTAGAAAGAGCTTTAAAGATTTTAAAAAGACATACAAAAATTACAAAAATAAAAGTTATTGTTGAAAATCAAAAATTTAAAAGAAAAAGAGCAAAAAGACCTGTAGTTAAAGACCAACAGCAAGAACAGACTGAAACTAAGCAAGAAACAGACGTTCAACAGGATGTAAAGGAAACTGTTAAAGAGTAA
- a CDS encoding MTH1187 family thiamine-binding protein: MRKVVAEVSIIPLGKGASVSKYVKKAIEVFKKYDLKVETNAMGTVLEGDLDEILKAFKEAHSTVLNDVDRVVSSLKIDERKDKENTIERKLKAIGEL, from the coding sequence ATGAGAAAAGTCGTTGCTGAGGTTTCTATAATTCCTTTAGGAAAAGGAGCAAGTGTTTCAAAGTATGTTAAAAAAGCAATTGAAGTTTTTAAAAAGTATGATTTAAAGGTTGAGACAAACGCTATGGGAACTGTATTAGAAGGAGATTTAGATGAAATTTTAAAAGCTTTTAAAGAAGCACATTCAACAGTTTTAAATGACGTTGATAGAGTTGTAAGCAGTTTAAAAATTGATGAAAGGAAAGATAAAGAAAACACAATTGAAAGGAAGTTAAAAGCAATTGGAGAGCTGTAA
- a CDS encoding 50S ribosomal protein L30e: MRRRENMDVNKAIRTAVDTGKVILGSKRTIKFVKHGEGKLVVLAGNIPKDLEEDVKYYAKLSNIPVYQHKITSLELGAVCGKPFPVAALLVLDEGLSNIMELVEKKEGGE, translated from the coding sequence ATGAGAAGGAGGGAGAATATGGATGTGAATAAAGCAATTAGAACCGCAGTAGATACAGGTAAAGTAATTTTAGGTTCAAAAAGAACAATAAAATTTGTTAAACACGGAGAAGGTAAGTTAGTAGTTTTAGCAGGAAACATTCCAAAAGATTTAGAAGAGGATGTCAAATACTACGCTAAGTTATCAAACATCCCAGTTTATCAACATAAAATAACATCATTAGAACTGGGAGCGGTTTGTGGGAAACCTTTCCCAGTTGCTGCTCTTTTGGTTTTAGATGAAGGGCTCTCAAACATTATGGAGCTGGTAGAGAAAAAGGAAGGTGGTGAATAA
- a CDS encoding elongation factor EF-2: MGKRAKMIAKIKELMEKYDRIRNIGICAHIDHGKTTLSDNLLAGAGMISKELAGEQLALDFDEEEAQRGITIFAANVSMVHTYEGNEYLINLIDTPGHVDFGGDVTRAMRAIDGAIVVVCAVEGVMPQTETVLRQALRERVKPVLFINKVDRLINELKLTPEELQSRFIKIINDINNLIRKMAPEEFKDKWLVRVEDGSVAFGSAYNNWAISVPFMKKSGITFKDIIKYCEEDRQDELAEKAPLHEVVLDMVIKHLPSPPEAQKYRIPHLWKGDLNSEAGKAMLNCDPNGPLAGVITKIIVDKHAGAVSVCRLFSGRIKQGDEVYMVNNQQKAKIQQVSVFMGPERIPVDSISAGNICALVGLKEASAGETICSPDKIIEPFEAITHISEPVITVAIEAKNTKDLPKLIEVLRQVAREDPTVKVEINEETGEHLLSGMGELHIEIITKLKIERDAGIPVEVGQPIVVYRETVTGQSPVVESKSPNKHNKLYFVVEPLEESVLQAYKEGRIPDVDTKRKLDDKIVQELIKAGMDPEEAKRVMCIYEGNVLINMTRGIVHLDEVKELIIQGFKEAMRNGPLAAEKCQGVKVKLMDAVLHEDAIHRGPAQMIPAARFGIRDAMMQANPVLLEPMQFVYINTPQDFMGAAMREISNRRGQILDMEQEGDMAIIKAKCPVAEMFGFAGAIRGATQGRCLWSIEFAGYEKVPRDMQEQLIKQIRERKGLKLE; the protein is encoded by the coding sequence ATGGGAAAAAGAGCAAAAATGATTGCTAAAATTAAGGAATTAATGGAAAAGTATGACAGAATAAGAAATATCGGAATCTGTGCTCACATTGACCACGGAAAAACAACATTATCAGATAACCTATTAGCTGGAGCAGGAATGATTTCAAAAGAATTAGCTGGAGAGCAGTTAGCTCTCGACTTCGATGAAGAGGAAGCTCAAAGAGGAATCACCATATTTGCTGCAAACGTTTCAATGGTTCACACCTATGAAGGAAATGAGTATTTAATTAACTTAATTGACACTCCAGGACACGTTGACTTTGGAGGGGACGTTACAAGAGCAATGAGAGCTATTGATGGGGCAATTGTTGTTGTCTGTGCAGTTGAGGGAGTTATGCCACAGACAGAAACTGTCTTAAGACAGGCATTGAGGGAGAGAGTTAAACCAGTCCTCTTCATCAACAAGGTAGATAGATTAATTAACGAGTTAAAACTAACACCAGAAGAGTTGCAGAGCAGATTTATCAAGATTATCAATGATATTAACAACTTAATTAGAAAGATGGCTCCAGAAGAATTTAAAGACAAATGGTTGGTTAGAGTTGAAGATGGAAGTGTCGCATTTGGTTCAGCTTACAACAACTGGGCAATTTCAGTTCCATTCATGAAGAAGAGTGGAATTACATTTAAAGATATAATCAAGTATTGTGAAGAAGACAGGCAAGATGAATTAGCTGAAAAAGCTCCATTACATGAAGTTGTTTTAGATATGGTTATTAAACACTTACCAAGCCCACCAGAAGCTCAGAAATACAGAATTCCACACCTATGGAAAGGAGACTTGAATTCAGAAGCTGGAAAAGCTATGCTCAACTGTGACCCTAACGGACCATTAGCAGGAGTTATTACAAAGATTATTGTAGATAAACACGCAGGAGCTGTTTCAGTTTGTAGATTATTCAGTGGTAGAATTAAGCAAGGAGACGAAGTTTATATGGTAAATAACCAGCAAAAGGCAAAGATTCAGCAAGTATCTGTCTTCATGGGGCCTGAGAGAATTCCAGTAGATAGCATTTCAGCAGGAAACATCTGTGCATTAGTTGGTTTGAAGGAGGCATCAGCAGGAGAAACAATCTGTTCCCCAGACAAAATAATTGAGCCATTTGAGGCAATAACTCACATCAGTGAGCCAGTTATTACAGTCGCTATTGAAGCAAAGAACACAAAAGATTTACCAAAATTAATTGAAGTTTTAAGACAAGTTGCAAGAGAAGACCCAACCGTTAAAGTTGAGATTAACGAAGAAACAGGAGAGCACTTATTAAGCGGTATGGGAGAGTTGCACATTGAGATTATAACAAAATTAAAGATTGAGAGAGATGCTGGAATTCCAGTTGAAGTAGGGCAACCAATTGTTGTCTATAGAGAGACAGTAACAGGGCAATCACCAGTAGTTGAGAGTAAATCTCCAAACAAACACAACAAGCTCTACTTTGTAGTTGAACCATTAGAGGAGAGTGTATTACAAGCATACAAAGAAGGAAGAATCCCAGACGTTGATACAAAGAGAAAATTAGATGATAAGATTGTTCAGGAGTTAATTAAGGCAGGAATGGATCCAGAAGAAGCTAAGAGAGTAATGTGTATCTATGAAGGAAACGTTCTCATTAACATGACAAGAGGTATTGTCCATTTAGATGAAGTTAAAGAATTGATTATCCAAGGGTTCAAAGAAGCTATGAGAAACGGTCCATTAGCAGCAGAGAAGTGTCAAGGAGTTAAAGTTAAGTTAATGGATGCAGTATTACACGAAGATGCAATCCACAGAGGACCAGCACAAATGATTCCAGCAGCAAGATTTGGTATTAGAGATGCAATGATGCAGGCAAATCCAGTATTATTAGAGCCAATGCAGTTTGTTTATATAAACACCCCACAGGACTTCATGGGGGCAGCGATGAGGGAAATCAGCAACAGAAGAGGACAAATCTTAGATATGGAGCAAGAGGGAGATATGGCTATCATTAAAGCTAAGTGTCCAGTTGCAGAGATGTTTGGATTCGCTGGGGCTATTAGAGGAGCAACTCAGGGTAGATGTCTCTGGAGTATTGAGTTTGCTGGTTATGAAAAAGTTCCAAGAGACATGCAAGAGCAATTAATTAAGCAAATTAGAGAGAGAAAAGGACTTAAATTAGAATAA
- a CDS encoding 30S ribosomal protein S12, producing MSGSKSPRGEFAGRKLRLKRKWCRWHDYNYVRRVLKLKEKYDPLEGAPMARGIVIEKVGLEAKQPNSAIRKCVRVQLIKNGRVVTAFCPGNHAINFIDEHDEVIIEGIGGPKGPRAKGDIPGVKYKVIMVGRNSLRELVRGRQEKIKR from the coding sequence ATGAGTGGAAGTAAATCACCAAGAGGAGAATTTGCTGGTAGAAAGTTGAGATTAAAAAGAAAATGGTGTAGATGGCACGATTACAACTATGTTAGAAGAGTTTTAAAATTAAAAGAGAAGTATGACCCATTAGAAGGAGCACCAATGGCAAGAGGAATAGTTATTGAAAAAGTTGGTTTAGAGGCAAAGCAGCCAAACTCAGCTATTAGAAAGTGTGTCAGAGTTCAGTTAATTAAAAACGGTAGAGTTGTTACTGCATTCTGTCCAGGAAATCACGCTATAAACTTCATTGATGAACACGATGAGGTTATCATTGAAGGTATTGGAGGACCTAAGGGACCAAGAGCTAAGGGGGACATTCCAGGAGTTAAGTATAAGGTTATAATGGTTGGTAGAAACTCATTGAGAGAATTAGTTAGAGGAAGACAGGAGAAAATCAAAAGATAA
- the rpsG gene encoding 30S ribosomal protein S7 → MELDEIKVFGRWSTKDVVVKDPGLRNYINLTPIYVPHTAGRYTKRQFEKAKMNIVERLVNKVMRREENTGKKLKALKIVENAFEIIEKRTKQNPIQVLVDAIENAGPREDTTRISYGGIVYLQSVDCSSLRRIDVALRNIALGAYMAAHKSKKPIEEALAEEIIAAARGDMQKSYAVRKKEETERVAQSAR, encoded by the coding sequence TTGGAACTCGATGAAATTAAGGTATTTGGAAGATGGAGCACAAAGGATGTTGTTGTTAAAGACCCAGGTTTAAGAAACTACATAAACTTAACACCAATTTATGTTCCACACACTGCAGGAAGATACACAAAGAGACAGTTCGAAAAAGCAAAAATGAACATTGTTGAGAGATTAGTAAATAAAGTTATGAGAAGAGAAGAAAATACAGGTAAAAAATTAAAAGCATTAAAAATAGTTGAAAATGCTTTTGAAATCATTGAAAAGAGAACAAAACAAAACCCAATTCAAGTTTTAGTAGATGCAATTGAAAACGCTGGACCAAGAGAAGATACAACAAGAATTTCTTATGGAGGTATCGTCTATTTACAATCAGTTGATTGTTCATCATTGAGAAGAATTGATGTTGCTTTAAGAAACATTGCTCTTGGAGCATACATGGCTGCTCATAAAAGCAAGAAGCCAATTGAAGAGGCATTAGCTGAAGAGATAATTGCAGCTGCAAGAGGAGACATGCAGAAAAGCTATGCAGTTAGAAAGAAAGAAGAGACAGAGAGAGTTGCTCAGTCAGCAAGATAA
- a CDS encoding adenylate kinase family protein yields the protein MRIAITGTPGVGKTTISKVLRDRLGIKVIDITEAVKKYKLYTEKDEDMDSYVIDFEKLEKFIDEIEEKEKTIILDGHVSHLLNPDYIIVLRCNPEIIKERLEKRGYKPKKVLENIQAEILDVCLCESKGKVYEIDTTNRDVENIVDEIIEAIKHKKERKGVVDWTEKYFDYLTLEIK from the coding sequence ATGAGAATAGCAATAACTGGAACTCCAGGAGTTGGGAAAACAACAATTTCAAAAGTTTTGAGAGACAGATTAGGAATAAAAGTTATTGATATAACTGAGGCTGTTAAGAAATATAAGCTATATACTGAAAAAGATGAAGATATGGACTCTTATGTTATTGATTTTGAGAAATTGGAAAAATTTATTGATGAGATTGAGGAAAAAGAAAAAACTATTATATTAGATGGTCATGTATCTCATCTTTTGAATCCCGACTATATTATAGTTCTTAGATGCAATCCAGAAATTATCAAAGAAAGGTTAGAAAAAAGGGGCTATAAGCCAAAAAAGGTTTTGGAAAATATTCAGGCAGAAATTTTAGATGTGTGCTTATGTGAGAGTAAAGGCAAGGTTTATGAGATAGATACAACAAATAGAGATGTTGAAAATATAGTTGATGAGATTATTGAAGCAATAAAACATAAAAAAGAGAGAAAAGGAGTTGTAGATTGGACAGAGAAATACTTTGATTATTTAACTTTAGAAATTAAATAA
- a CDS encoding carbamoyltransferase family protein, which translates to MILGICDGHNASSSLIKRDEILFAMSEERFTRKKNQRGFPEKSVDYILNKVKPDEINYVSVGGVFRRGERIKKLKEFQNRINKKFLYFYHHISHSYLFKLSDFKEALVISIDGGGDGLSFLASIANKNNLEIIAQSDLIDSVGDFYASITELLGFKPMEDEGKVMSLSSYEGEDDINLTTIDYIKELKSFKNYLGVIGYEATKALKKLIVSDKSQLSFEDKVRISKFAQRTLENIVLKAIDDLSNEYNIDNIVFVGGVAQNVKLNSKIAEKYNLFVPPFMGDEGLCLGASLADKRIDRININNTYFGYEIENERAEKILEELKNKLNDYKIEFVEERDIPEVIGNLILDNKVVCLSRGKMEFGPRALGNRSVIALPTKENKEKINKKLKRSWFMPFAPTILYDFIDDYLINPRYSPFMTQIFKVKENKIKEIEGVIHVDKTTRPQTLKKDSNKTFYGIIRYIYDSIGIPVVLNTSFNLHGEPIVCNEKDAINSFLKADFDALLLGNYLISKVK; encoded by the coding sequence ATGATTCTTGGAATTTGTGATGGGCATAATGCAAGCTCTTCTTTGATAAAAAGAGATGAAATCCTATTTGCAATGAGTGAGGAGAGATTTACAAGAAAGAAAAATCAGAGAGGATTCCCAGAAAAATCAGTAGATTATATTTTAAACAAAGTTAAACCTGATGAAATTAATTATGTTTCTGTTGGTGGAGTTTTTAGAAGAGGAGAGAGAATAAAAAAATTAAAAGAATTTCAAAACAGAATAAATAAAAAATTTCTCTATTTTTATCATCACATATCCCATTCATATTTATTTAAACTCTCAGATTTTAAAGAAGCTTTAGTAATTTCAATAGATGGAGGAGGAGATGGTTTATCTTTTTTGGCATCCATAGCAAATAAAAATAACTTGGAAATTATAGCCCAAAGTGATTTAATCGACTCTGTTGGAGATTTTTATGCCTCAATAACTGAGCTTTTAGGTTTTAAGCCTATGGAAGATGAAGGAAAAGTTATGTCTCTATCTTCTTACGAAGGAGAAGATGATATAAATTTAACAACTATTGACTATATAAAAGAATTAAAATCATTTAAAAATTATTTAGGAGTTATTGGCTATGAAGCTACCAAAGCATTGAAAAAACTTATAGTTAGCGATAAAAGCCAATTATCTTTTGAGGATAAGGTTAGAATATCAAAATTTGCTCAAAGAACTTTAGAAAATATTGTTTTAAAGGCAATTGATGATTTATCTAATGAATATAACATAGATAACATTGTGTTTGTTGGTGGAGTGGCTCAAAACGTTAAGTTGAATTCAAAAATTGCTGAAAAATATAATCTATTCGTTCCACCTTTTATGGGAGATGAAGGACTTTGCTTAGGAGCAAGCTTAGCCGATAAAAGAATAGATAGAATAAATATAAACAATACATACTTTGGATATGAAATTGAAAATGAAAGAGCTGAAAAAATTTTAGAGGAATTAAAAAATAAACTCAATGATTATAAGATAGAGTTTGTTGAAGAGAGAGACATTCCAGAGGTCATTGGAAATTTAATCTTAGATAATAAGGTTGTTTGCCTATCAAGAGGGAAAATGGAGTTTGGTCCAAGAGCTTTGGGAAATAGGAGCGTTATAGCTTTACCAACAAAAGAAAATAAAGAAAAGATTAATAAAAAGTTAAAAAGAAGTTGGTTTATGCCTTTTGCTCCAACAATACTGTATGATTTTATAGATGATTATTTAATAAATCCAAGATACTCCCCATTTATGACTCAGATATTTAAGGTTAAGGAGAATAAGATAAAAGAAATTGAGGGGGTTATACACGTAGATAAAACTACAAGACCTCAAACATTAAAAAAAGATTCAAATAAAACATTCTACGGAATAATAAGATATATTTATGACTCTATAGGTATTCCAGTAGTTTTAAACACATCCTTTAATTTACATGGAGAGCCGATAGTTTGCAATGAGAAAGATGCAATAAATAGCTTTTTAAAGGCAGATTTTGATGCTTTGTTGTTAGGGAATTATTTAATTTCTAAAGTTAAATAA